Sequence from the Rutidosis leptorrhynchoides isolate AG116_Rl617_1_P2 chromosome 3, CSIRO_AGI_Rlap_v1, whole genome shotgun sequence genome:
CCGTAAAAGAGAAGAATAGAATTCAACTACCAAAGAAACGTTCCACTGTACTTATAAAACGCCTTCGTGGAGACAACAAAGAAGGAAAAGAATTATTTTTTAATGAAATTGAAATGCTTACAACTTGCAAGCATCCTAACATAGTCACTTTACTTGGATTTTGTGATGAAGATCTCGAGACGATCCTTGTTTTCGAGAATCCTATTTATGGGGTCCTAAGTCATAATTTGTATGTCAAAGACCAGACTTTTCTTACATGGTCAAAACGTTTAAGAATATGCCTTGATGTTGCATATGGATTAAAGTACCTACATTACGAGAAGGAAGAC
This genomic interval carries:
- the LOC139900656 gene encoding L-type lectin-domain containing receptor kinase IX.2-like — translated: MAYTVAMYYYIAELEHFDQEKFASVKEKNRIQLPKKRSTVLIKRLRGDNKEGKELFFNEIEMLTTCKHPNIVTLLGFCDEDLETILVFENPIYGVLSHNLYVKDQTFLTWSKRLRICLDVAYGLKYLHYEKEDQKMILNRNIAIRS